The Rubinisphaera margarita genome includes the window CCGTGAAACTGTGGTTGCTTGAAGATGAGTACGAACGGATGAGTGAAAGAGTTGGCGAAGACTAAGCTTTGACTTCTCCCCAACCACTGCTGCTGGTCGGGTCAATATAAGCCGTTTGACGATATCCGAGGGGAAAATGAGGCACGACTTCGGCTTCTGCATCACGATCTTCGCAGGCTGTGTCGATTTGAACGGTTGCAACTTGGCCGGTTCAGCAGGCTTCCACGGCTTGCTGTGTGTTTTGGGGGCGGCACGCCTGACGGCGGCGGCAGTGTGTTGACTGCCGCCCTCAGCCCTCTTCCTCCCTCATGGGTCGGCGGCTTCGGTTACTTCCCGTGCGTGCGTGAGCGATTCGCCTTGGTATAAAGAACAGCACCGCACGGAGCCGGTGCAGCAGCGGCAGTGACCACCTTGGCTGTCAGCGACTTGGCTGGAATTGTTGGGTTCGGATTTGTAGCAACCCGCTTCCGGCTGGGAGAGGCTGCACCCGCTCGGACTTCGTCGTCCGGATGTTCTTCGGCAGGCGAGCTCGGAGAATTTCGTTCTCCTTCTTGAGGTAGGCCACCTGCCGGGCCAGCTCCTGCTGGGTGATGGAGGCTAGCATTACGAAGAGCGGATGCAGCGTGCGTCGCATGGCGATTGTCCTTTGAAATCAGTGTCAAAGGAGCTTCCCTGCAGGGAGCGAAGAATATTTGCACCCCGGACGTCAGCCGGTGCGCGACGAGTTTATCGAGTGGAGCAGGGGACCGGGATCGGGGTTCCCGCCAGGCCGGTTTGCGCTCTCAAAAATACGCGCGTCATACGAAGAGTTTCGAGAAATACGCGCCTCGCTCGATTCCAGACGCGGAGGGTTCGTGGCTCGGCCCTGAACAGCAGGGTTGGCAGGCGGGGAGACCAGTAAGACTCACTTGCTTCTTATTGAGATGGGACGCATCATGGGCCGAAGCCCATCAATGGGCGACTGCTTGTTGCTGCGCAACCCGGAGATAAACCTCCGGGCCATCCCGCGCCAAACCCGCTCATCATAGAACGGGCCTGCATTCAAACTCTGGAATCGACGCAGTCAATGATCGCATTCGGGCTGCTATGGAGGGTGTCGATGACAGGGCGATCGCGCGGCAGGCAATCGTCGACGAATTGGCAGCACTCCGTTCCGAGATTTTGAGTGGAAAGTTTCTGTGAAAGACAAGCAAGGACCGTCAGAGACATGAAATATTACCGCTATCGTCCGGATGCAGACGCCTTCGCCAGTGTTCACTTTGAAGTGGATGTCGATTCGATGGAAGAGCATCGCGTGCTCGGAGTTCACCGGTGTGATAGCGCATTGCTCGAGAACTGGATCCCGCCAATAGCTCGTTCCCTCAATGGCGATACTCTAGCGGAAGGGGATTTCCCAAGCCTGAGTAATTTCTGGAGGATTCCAATAGTGAGTCAACGAGCATGGGAGGTGTTGCGTTCTCTGCTAGGGCGCTGTGAGGCGCTTCCGATTATCCATCCTACTGGAAATAGGTATTATATTGTTCATATAATGGAGACGATTGATGCGTTGGATGAGCGTCGGTCGGAAGTAGCACGCAATAGGACAACCGGGCGTATAAATAGTATTCGTCGTTACTCGTTCGTGTGGGACCGTATACATGGGAAGCACATATTTAAACTTCCAGCCGACAGTGGTGGTGAGGTGATAGTGGACTGTCGCTTTCGAGAGGCAGTTGAGCAAAATGGATTGCGGGGGTTGGTGTTTACCCCCTTGCCAATATGTGTGTAAGGTGTCTGAAAATCAGAATTGGTGGGGTAGAATGTTGCCACACCTGGCCTGTCTGGTGCGAGTGGCCCCCCCTTTGAGGATAGTGAACGGGCGGGCGAGTTGCCAGAAGCCTTCGAAGGAGTACGCGTTGTGCTCCCAGCGGACGTTGAGGTCGGCAATTGCTCAGCCATATGAAGGTCGGTTAGATCCGATAGCTAAGGCAGTAGTAGCGGTGATCACGGGAGGTGAGTCGGCGAGCGTGATTCTCGGGGCAAGCATTTGATCAGATTGACATCATACGGAGAAGCAGGTCCTGCTGCCCCTTACCCCTCAACCCGCTCAGATCTCTGCGTCCGGATGTTCTTCGGCACGCGAGCGCGATGAGAATCTCACTCTCCTTCTTAAGGTCAGCCAGCGGCCGGACGCGTTTCTTCTGAGTCTGTGAGGCCCATATTGCAGACAGCGGTTGCAGCGTGCGTCGCATGGCGATCGTCCTTTGAATTCAGTTTCAAAGGAGCTTCCCTGCGGGTGACGAAGAATATTTGCACTCCGGACGTCGGCCGGTGCGCGACGAGTTTATCGAGTGGAGCAGGGGACCGGGATCGGGGTTCCCGCCAGGCCGGTTTGCGCTCTCAAAAATACGCGCGTCATACGGAGAGTTTCGAGAAATACGCGCCTCGCTCGATTCCAGACGCGGAGCGTTCGTGGCTCGGTCCTGAACAGCAGGGTTGGCAGGCGGGGAGACCAGTAAGACTCACTTGCTTCTTACTGAGATGGGACGCATCATGGGCCGAAGCCCATCAATGGGCGACTGCTTGTTGCTGCGGAACCCGGAGATAAACCTCCGGGCCATCCCGCCAAAATTGCAGATGATGAACTTGATGACGCTGTTAAGACAATCAAACAGGAATTAGAATGTGCGAAAGCGCCATCAAGAATTGCGAGTGAGATTGACCCGAACAAATTCAAGTATGTGTTTGGGGAGGTCACATCTGGCAGTCATAACACGGCAAGGTCGCTCCAAAATGCCGCCCAGATGAATCGAATCGGCATTCACAACACTGCTGCTGGGCGACGCTATCTGACGCAGCACCTTGACGATGTAGTCCAAGACCCATCGAACATAGCACGGACATTCCAGAAGACACTTCCAGATGGATCAAAGATCAGCTTGGAAGTTCGTGAATCTTTGCTATCGGGGCCGGGTGGATTCTTAAAGATTGAGTCCACGTGGGAACTTCTTCCTGACGGTTCTCGAAGGCTAACAACCATCATTCCGTTTGGAGGGTAATTGTGGACTATCCATCTGAACTCGATTTATTGGAGTTCTTTGAGACTGAGCCAAAAGTGGAAGGCGACGTTCAGACATATCAGGTTCAGGATTCGTCTGGTGCAACCCTTGCGTTTTCCTTCGACACTTCTGATGACTCCGTTCAAACTCTGTTGAAGTGTGATGAGCGTATCGTGTCGCTGATATCCCATGAATGTCTCACTCGTATGTGGATTGATGGGGCAACGCTTCACGCCGAGTTAGAAAACAGCGGTTATCGTATTTCGCTTTCACTCGTGCTGAGGCCACTGGTGCAAATCAAATGGTCTGGTCTACGGACAGGTTAGAAACGCTATCCATCATGCCCCCGGCATCGCTC containing:
- a CDS encoding imm11 family protein, with protein sequence MEEHRVLGVHRCDSALLENWIPPIARSLNGDTLAEGDFPSLSNFWRIPIVSQRAWEVLRSLLGRCEALPIIHPTGNRYYIVHIMETIDALDERRSEVARNRTTGRINSIRRYSFVWDRIHGKHIFKLPADSGGEVIVDCRFREAVEQNGLRGLVFTPLPICV